From the genome of Triticum aestivum cultivar Chinese Spring chromosome 1A, IWGSC CS RefSeq v2.1, whole genome shotgun sequence:
gccccgtctcgagtacttgcggcaagggctaagaatgcctggtcacgcctcgtaagtatctcgcgggcaccttccaggtcaacccgactccacatcactcgctattaagctcgcgcgggtacccctcagggtcgacccgtctttagtatcatggctcagtgtaaagtcatagtaaccatagtaactgtgtgtctaacaccaaggggaaaacccgaggaatcacccccggtgaatcccactcgatgttatcatcaaggtgaacgtaagaggatccaccctcgaggttcacacttgaggggttgcacaacagagcggtaacggaagtggttaaggaggaaatcaccctcgatgacctcgaccgtatagctacactacagagatctcatcaggagtgatgtaagaggttccaccctcggcactcgatggtaactctgcagagttgtacaactaggggggtgatgtgcggtgtcggggcctggacgtcgatcacgttgatcgagtcatcgaacataaagcggggcaactgggacaaggtggggtcactgatggatctctaaccaacctatactaagcagtttaggataagcaggcaaGGTATAAAatcaggtaacaacaacaggctatgcatcagagtaggatcatacagaaagcagtagcagttctaatgcaagcatgagaggaaaagaaataggcgatatcggaatgctcaaggggggtttgcttgcctggttgctctggcaaggaggggtcatcgtcgacgtagtcgatcaccggggccttagcagcggtctcggggtctaccggagagaagagggggaagaaacagtaaattcagagcaaacaagtgcaatactaTGCATGACAAGACGAAAAGCGGtgttaggggtgttctaacgcggcactacacgctaccggcgaagggggataacatccgggaaagatttcccgaagtttgcattttcggacagacgaaccggaggggaaaggttcgatattcgctatgctaggggcatgtgacagatgaacggagagcgtattccggtttgtctcgttgttctgagcaactttcatgtataaaactttttcatccgagctacggtttattttaaatgaatttctaaagttttaaccAATATTCTAGAAATCCCTGAAATTTTGCCAAGTCTGAGAATTCGACAGTTTTTTAAACATCACTTGGCTGTTTTCAAAAGACTACAACTATTGTTCTGTACATCCTATGAGTTAGTGCCTTATATCAATTTTGAGTACTTTTCTGTGATCTACATGTTAGTACCAATTACATCCATATTAGAGTTCATTTGCTTGAACAACAAGAGCACTAAAGTAGCTATGAAAATAAAACTGTTTTTTGGTTTTTTGTTAACAGAatatagacttttgtcattttcattgcatttaATCCTTACACCTTTTGAATTTGATCAAATGGAACGTTTTGAACCTTGTCAAGTGTACTATCTTCCCATAATTTTTTTAGTCTTGTTAACAATTGTTTTGCTGGAGTTTAGGGGCTATCTAATGGGTTAATCATCGTAGAATTAGAAAAGCTAGCTAGCGCTACAGTAACTGTAGCTGCAGCAGTACAGGCAGAGCAGCGGCAGTAGGCAGCGAACAGCAGCGGCAATGGGGAAGCAGAGGGGCAGCGCAGCAGCGTGAACAACAGGCACGACGCGCACGGGCGCGGCCAAGGCGCGGCACGCGCACGCGCACGCGCGGGCGTCGCAAGGGCGCAGCCACGCCATGCACTGGACGAGCTACAGGGGTGGCGGCGACTCGGATGCAAGCGGCAACGGCTCTATGATGCACTAGCGGGAGCGATAAAGAGCGCTACGGCCTCCTGCAAGCTTCAGTAGCTCGTGCGCATCACTGCCGAGGTCTGGGCAGCATGGCAACATCAGGCTCAACGGACATTATGGACGGCAAGCTACGGTGATTGCGGAGGAACACGCTCGAGCTCGAATTCAGGGACAAGGCAAGAGGGGTTCGATGCGGGTTCTCACAGCGGTCACGACACAGTGGTCGGTGGGGCCGGGTACGGTCGAAGTGGCGGCAATCAACGGCGGCGACGATGATGTACGCAGTGACGACGAGCTTGATGGCGAGCGTACGGGCCCTCCCGGCTTGATTCAATGGTCGGGGACGAaggagacgacgacgaggatgcttCGAGAAAAATTCGTACGGCGCGGGGAGCACGATGGCTGCGATGGCGTCGACGGCCATGGCGTACGCGAGCTCGGGCGAGCGGGCGCGTCGAGGGAGAGCGAGGCGCGGCACGAGGAGGAAGGGGGGAGAGGCAGGGGCGTCCTAGGGTTCGAGGGGGAGGGTGGTCTCTTATCCTCTCGGGGCATCGATGGATGAACGCCGCGTGGAGAACGGCGCCATGGACGTGCGCCCGGCGTCCACGGGGGCTTCTGTGAACAGAGGAGATGGAGatgggaggtgggctgggccggcacacTGTGCACTCATGGCCCATGTGCGGAGTGGGCtgccttgtttttctttttattaaaTAACAGAGAGAGGAAATGAATTACTTGGAAAGTCTATTGACTCGGGAAAAACTTGGGAAGGGTGccattaaatccctggtgattTTAGACACTTCCACAAAAAGTTTAGGCAAGtttgaaattcatttgaattttttgaaaaaagAATAGGGCATTTAAAGTGTCGTTTTGGCACTGTTTTAAATGCTTAGGCCCATATGAGTTGAAGATGATGCTGTTTTCCTTACCAACATTTGTTTTGAAATATTTTCTAGAtgacgaacattttagttttgcaaTTTGAAGAAATAAATATTTGCTTTATTTCAAGTATGAATTTGAAGTTGGGTTTGGGACAAGCGGCATTTTGACTTAGTGAAAAATGCGCACATGAACCATTAATTAGCTTGATGACAGGGTTATCATCTGGGGGTGTTAcagcatctttataccaaaaatattatatctatcagatctcactctcgtaagtgaccgtgaagggattgacaacccctaatcgcattggttgcgagtagctatcatcttgtgcaggtacgaggggcttgagcgtggcctcctactggattgataccttggttctcaaaaactgagggaaatacttacgctactctgctgcatcatcccttcctcttcggggaaaaccaacgcaagcttaagacgtaGCAATCATCAGGGAACTGACACTGCATATTTGCTGCTCTACgttgacgacatcatcctcacggcgtccacccccgatctccttcagcggctgactgctcgtcttcgtgatgagttcgccctcaaggacttggggacCCTGCACTACTTTCTCGGCATCAAGGTGATCCGCCGGGCTGATGgtttctttctgcatcagcagaagtacgcccatGAGCTCCTTGAGCGTGCtggtatgcttaactgcaagccggtGCCCACCCCTGTCGACACGAAAGCGAAGGTCTCTGCTCTGGAGGGGTCTCTCGCGTTCGATGGAGCATATTTTATCGCTCTATTGTCGGTGCTTTACAGTACTTGACGTCGACTCGTGCTGACCTGCAATACGCTGTTCAGCCTGTGTGCCTCCATATGCACGCCccgcgtgactctcactggactctggtgaagcgtattctccgttacatacgcggcaccatgtccttgggactcaccctgatggcctccgcctccaccgacctcgtggcctactcggatgctgactgggctggctgccctgaCACGCGACGCTCCACGTCGGGCTACTacgtctaccttgggccctcgttgatctcttggtcatcgaagcggcagcccacggtctcccgctccagcACCGAGGCAGAGTATCGCGTCGTGGCCAACGTCGTGGCCGAGTGCTCTTGGATACGTCaactgctccaggagttgctttgtgatgtccACAAGGCCACCcttgtctactgcgataacgtcagcgcggtctacctctccgccaacccggtgcaccatcgacggacgaagcatattgagctcgatattcacttcgtgcgcgagcaggttgctcttggccgtgttcgggttctccacgtgccgacgacgcaacagtttgctgatgtgatggctaagggattgcctactcccgtcttcgaggagtttcggtccagtctctgtgtctccggcggtgcttcgactgcggggggtgttgagtatgtgttttgtattgcacgtgtattggatttgtggcccacctcctagtcttgtatagttgaggtagaggccttcccttataatatatatacgtgcaccagcaccccatcaatacaacGATTATTGTATTGCAAACTTTCCCGTCTACAGGTCGGATGGCAAGGCCGTTGTGCACGGCAGATAGAGGCCAGCATGCCGGTGAGCTCGCCGGAGGTCAACGACGATGAAGGAGGCCTTCGACAATGAGCCGGAGCCCCTGCCCGTGCTGGTCCATGCCGGCTTGTCGATTTTATTTGCCACTTTTAAATATGCTATATGATGATCCAGTGTACCAGTGCACCTCAATGGTCTATGACCGTTTACCGTGATTGAACCACAAGTCACGAGTTTGTGAGCACGCCACAAAGGCCATAAAGAAAATAGTTCCAATCCTACCACCTGGGTTCATCAGAATTGCCAAGAAACATAAACAAGCTGATTTAAGGAATGAAGAAAGATGTCATGTTCGTTAGAAGAAAGAAACCATTTTTTTTGTAGAActaagaaagaaagaaacaaagcAATTGATGAAGGATGCCTGGAAAATAAAAATTCTTGCACATTCAAACATTTGGTAGTGTCTAAATTTGTTGTATGCAATCAATTAGAGTCATCTGCTCAGGCTGCCGTTGAGCTTGGTTACATAAGAATTAGAGTCATGGTTCAAGCTGAATACTGACATATGTTGCATCCTTCAGACCCATGTCAAGCCTCAGAAAGAtatatactactcccttcgttcacaAATAAGATGTTTTGAATATTGCAATATTCACTACATACGGACTGAAACGAGTGAACAA
Proteins encoded in this window:
- the LOC123089270 gene encoding uncharacterized protein, producing MAVDAIAAIVLPAPYEFFSKHPRRRLLRPRPLNQAGRARTLAIKLVVTAYIIVAAVDCRHFDRTRPHRPLCRDRYDGSQESDDATDDYYYPEDAYYYVKTADD